One genomic window of Glycine max cultivar Williams 82 chromosome 16, Glycine_max_v4.0, whole genome shotgun sequence includes the following:
- the LOC100781263 gene encoding uncharacterized protein, whose product MKNRTSGFLKEIIANLSSMAKSKTMALKSKTNAIRARLIVFSLMKNKKFLMSSLSEKFHSVWGQSSSSQQQKEDHCLLEDGISNDDHHQKSKAIVLYNSNAHSYEALPNPSETLVVEEEQDQDDGFDGYYNYDCDDDDEKYPDLTHTLFESEDLDLGGSVIDLVKNSKEEAGKEFKLEDEIDLAADLFILKFRRQMVLQKQESLKRKRENA is encoded by the coding sequence ATGAAGAACAGAACATCAGGGTTTCTGAAGGAGATCATAGCAAATCTGAGCTCAATGGCAAAGTCAAAAACCATGGCGTTGAAGTCCAAAACAAACGCGATAAGGGCTCGTTTGATCGTATTCTCACTGATGAAGAACAAGAAGTTCTTGATGAGTTCCCTCTCTGAGAAGTTCCATTCTGTGTGGGGGCAAAGTTCATCATCTCAACAACAAAAGGAAGATCATTGCTTATTGGAAGATGGCATCAGCAATGATGATCATCACCAAAAAAGCAAGGCCATAGTGTTGTACAACAGCAATGCACACTCATATGAAGCCTTGCCAAACCCTAGTGAAACCCtagtggtggaggaggaacAAGACCAAGATGATGGCTTTGATGGTTACTACAATTATGattgtgatgatgatgatgaaaagTACCCGGatctcacacacacactttttgaGTCTGAGGATTTGGATCTTGGAGGGTCAGTGattgatttggtgaagaattctAAGGAAGAGGCAGGGAAAGAGTTTAAGCTGGAGGATGAGATTGACCTTGCTGCTGATCTTTTCATTTTGAAGTTTAGAAGGCAAATGGTGTTGCAGAAGCAAGAGTCATTGAAGAGGAAGAGGGAAAATGCTTGA
- the LOC100790324 gene encoding uncharacterized protein: MEVHSPVVAKRLWNVLRVTFFMIRKGLISKRKMIMDMNLMMKKGKVVRKSLSNLMSSHHHHHNHKSVTHGGGLGVHYEFSCNNSPNLNFFNMPKRKHHFNFPCIHAPEVLEEELEEHDFSFEVESDVVPNKAVVTVPKTPEYMYNFLVEKKSPLLSPFSVRVSNYSALDENEDIGNDHVDDQAEDFIRRFYEQLRTQSPVQFLRYQEM, from the coding sequence ATGGAGGTACATTCTCCCGTTGTGGCCAAGAGATTATGGAATGTGTTGAGGGTAACCTTCTTCATGATAAGGAAGGGTTTGATCTCAAAGAGAAAGATGATCATGGATATgaatttgatgatgaagaaaGGGAAGGTGGTGAGAAAATCTCTTAGCAATCTCATGTCTTcacatcaccaccaccacaaccATAAGAGCGTGACACATGGCGGCGGCTTAGGGGTGCATTATGAATTCTCATGTAACAATAGTCCAAATCTAAATTTTTTCAACATGCCAAAGCGCAAGCACCATTTCAACTTCCCCTGCATCCATGCCCCAGAGGTTCTAGAGGAGGAATTAGAAGAACATGATTTTTCATTCGAAGTTGAAAGTGATGTTGTGCCTAATAAGGCTGTGGTCACCGTGCCCAAGACCCCAGAATACATGTACAACTTTCTTGTTGAGAAAAAGAGTCCTCTTCTCTCACCATTCTCTGTGAGGGTCTCCAATTACTCTGCATTGGATGAAAATGAAGACATTGGAAATGACCATGTCGATGATCAGGCTGAGGATTTCATCAGAAGGTTCTATGAACAGCTTAGGACGCAAAGCCCCGTGCAATTCCTCCGTTACCAAGAGATGTAA
- the LOC106796391 gene encoding protein SRC2 homolog, giving the protein MEPETKCIELKLISCKDISAFNFFQKLTLYALVFIESEDPNTDLTAEQRQMQRTLTDRDPDGDGSNPEWNHHARFDLWWLSHSSRDSDGSDLFLRFEFRHDGVVLGDKLVGECRVPLADLIRDAADGAARFVSYEVRSGEGRPNGIFHFSYSVKGIGAHTSQILEGRISGYPVLPPEDCAPNQVQQYPYPTCQIENTCCYPTVALPVGSPVYSAAVPPPVFTPSDGEYHCYYPPPPPPPPVVYPYPPPPPPVLHAYSPYGPEAHPYPPGPYCKRRW; this is encoded by the coding sequence ATGGAACCAGAAACCAAATGCATAGAGCTGAAACTAATTTCCTGCAAGGACATAAGCGCCTTCAACTTCTTCCAAAAACTCACCCTTTACGCGCTCGTCTTCATCGAGAGCGAGGATCCCAATACGGATCTAACGGCGGAACAGAGGCAGATGCAGAGAACGTTAACGGACCGAGACCCCGACGGCGATGGCAGCAACCCAGAGTGGAATCACCACGCGCGTTTCGATTTGTGGTGGCTTTCGCACTCTTCGCGCGATTCCGATGGATCAGATCTCTTTCTCCGCTTCGAGTTCCGCCATGACGGCGTCGTTTTAGGCGACAAGCTCGTCGGAGAATGCCGCGTGCCGCTCGCCGATCTGATCCGCGACGCCGCCGACGGTGCGGCGAGGTTCGTGAGCTACGAGGTGAGGTCCGGGGAAGGTAGGCCCAACGGGATCTTCCATTTCTCGTACAGCGTGAAGGGGATTGGGGCCCACACGTCGCAGATTCTCGAGGGGAGAATCTCCGGGTACCCGGTTCTGCCTCCGGAGGATTGCGCTCCCAATCAGGTGCAACAATATCCATATCCTACATGTCAAATTGAGAACACGTGTTGTTACCCGACGGTTGCGTTGCCGGTGGGTTCTCCCGTCTATTCCGCCGCAGTTCCGCCACCTGTTTTTACTCCGTCGGATGGAGAGTATCATTGTTATTACCCGCCTCCGCCTCCGCCGCCGCCGGTGGTGTATCCATACCCTCCTCCGCCTCCTCCGGTGTTGCATGCTTACTCGCCTTATGGGCCGGAGGCCCATCCCTATCCACCAGGCCCGTATTGTAAACGCAGGTGGTAA